CAAAAGTCCGGTTTTGAACCTTAAATAGTCCGGTTTTCAACTTTCCCTAACAGAAGTTTCTAATTGAATAGGATTTGCCCAAGCTCTTGCCGCAATATTATGTAGTATCTGAAACTCAGATGCGAACAATTGCGGGCATCCTGGAAGGCAAGAAACCCCAAATACGTAAACCTTAGATGGGGAGTCTTTCAAGCAACCCAACCCTGTTGATCGGACACGACAACTTGAGTTCCGCAAATCCATCTCTCGATTTGGCCCACCATCCACTTGTGTCATCCGCGTTTGATCGACCTTCGTCAAGAGGTCCAATCAGTTGGACAAGAATTCCTTCCCTCACCTGAGATGAGAAGCACAGGGGCAGTCCTTCCTGACTGCGCACTTGCCGCAGAGCGGAGTTCTCGCCTTGCAGATGCTTCTTCCATGAAGCACGAGAACGTCGGCTATTTTTATCCAATCCTTTTTCGGGAAAAGCAGCATTAGATCCTGCTCGATCTTCACGGGGTCCTTCTGTGTCGAGAGCCTGAGTCTGTTTGAGAGCCGGTGGACGTGCGTGTCCACCACGACTCCCTCCGCGATTCCGAAGCCGTTTCCGAGAACGACATTTGCCGTCTTTCTGGCGACACCCGGCAGTGTCAGCAATTCCTCCATTGTTGACGGCACTTTGCCGCCGAATCTCTCAACGATGGCTTTTGACGATCCGATTACGCTCTTTGTTTTGTTCCTGAAGAATCCGGTGGACTTGATGATCTTCTCCATCTCTCCTGGAGCGGCCTTCGCCATTTCGTCGGGCCCCGGGAATTTCCTGAAGAGAACCGGCGTGACCGTATTCACTCTTTCATCAGTGCACTGGGCGGACAGAATCGTGGCCACAAGGAGCTGAAAGGGATTCTCATGCCTGAGCGCAGTTCCGGCCTCAGGATAAAGCCGTGAAAGGGTACGCAGAATCTTTGATGTCCTCGTCCGCCTCGACTTTTTTGACTCACGTGCCATGCGCTCCCCCTCACCCCAATCCCCCTCACCTTTATCCTCTCCCCTTGGGGAGAGGGTAGGGTGAGGGGGCACGATTCCCTCCAAACCTCTCCTCCTGGGGAGAGGTTTCAAAGACAATCCGGCAACCTTGACAGGCAGTTAACCCGTAACCTAACATATCACAGTAGGCGAAAAGCTGGAACTTTTCCTCTGCATTTGCTGTTGTAAGACGCCAGGAGGTGAAAAATAATGTTTCCTTTTTTCTATGACCCTACGATGGTGCTGCTGATACCGGCTCTCATTCTTGGAATCTACGCCCAATACAAAGTCAGAGCAACCTATGAAAAATTCTCCAAGGTTCCGTCCATGAAGGGGAAGACGGGGCGGGAGATCGCAACACTGATTCTTCACAACAACCAGATAACCGATGTCAAGGTCGAAAAGTCGCAGGGATTCCTTTCTGATCACTTTGATCCCAAGAAGGGAGTCATAAGGCTCTCTCCCAACATCTTTGACTCGTCCTCGGTTGCTGCCATAGGAGTTGCTGCCCATGAAGCGGGTCACGCCATTCAGCACAGCGAACGGTATTTCCCGCTTGTTGCAAGGCATGCAATTTTTCCTGTCGTGAGCATCGGAAACTGGCTTGCCGTGCCGCTGGTTATCCTGGGATTCATTTTGGGTCAGATGCAGCTCATTGACCTCGGGATTCTGATCTTCTCGATTGTTGTTCTTTTCCAGGTTATTACCCTGCCTGTCGAGTTTAACGCGAGCCGGAGAGCTCTCTTGCAGCTCGAAAACGGAGGGTATCTTATTGAGGGCGAGTTAGGTTCTGCAAAGAAGGTTCTGAATGCTGCTGCCCTGACCTATGTTGCCGCAGCAGTTGCAGCCATCCTCAATCTCCTGCGGCTTCTTGCTTTGAGGCAGAGTCGCAACTAGGACGTGCAAGGCAGGAAGGCCTGCGGGCCTCTGCCGGGGAATTTCAAGACAAGAAAAGACTCTCCGGGTTCTCGGCCCGGAGAGTCTTGACTTATCCGCAGTCGTGCTAGCTGCCTGCAACCTCGGTTTTGAGCTCTTTCGAAAATCTGAAATTCGGAACTTTTCTCTGAGGCACGGGAACCGACTCGCCCGTTCTAGGATTCCTGGCAAGCCTCTCTTTTCTATCCTTCACCTTGAAAGTCCCGAAGCCCCTTATCTCGATGTGATCCCCATCGACCAATGCTTTCTTCACCACCTCAAGAAATCCGTCAATTGTATCCGCTACATCCTTCTTGGGGAGGCCTGTCTTCTCAGAAATGCGGTCAACAATGTCTCCCTTCGTCATACCAAAACCCCCTCTCTCAATCTTGAAATTTCCCTGGCTCTTGTCTGAATCAAGAGAGCAACTTCCGGTATTCCAGTAGAGCATGGATTTACGAACGGACAAACTACCACCCGCCCCGGAGCAAGTCAATTCTTTTTTCCACGAGAAGTTAGGAGCGCTACGCCCTGCTCGCAGCCCGGCCTACTTTCTCTTCTCGATGGGGACTCTCACCTTCACTCTATCGGGAGTACAGAGGATATGTCTTCCCTCAAGATTGATGGCGATTTCCTTTGAAACTGCCTCATCTCTTCCGGATATGTCAACCGGCTCGGTCATGACCGAGACAATTCGCCTGACGACTTCTGCGGGTCCGGCTACAGTGACAGTGTCGGGCTGGACATCGGGTTTACGCGAAACCCAGAATCCTCCTGCCGCCTCGCCGGTAATGACAGGCTCCACAACGATTCGTCTCTCCACCCGGACATCCAGGTCGAGTGCAATAGTCTTCGGTGAAACAATCTCCGTCACGACAGCTCTTGACCCTGACGGGAGAAGAACATCGTCCGTGGCAAGCGTTCTCTGAAAAGCCCCTTTTCTTGCTTGAGACAAATCCAGCAGAATTAGCGCCCTCTTAATCTTGAGTCTCAGGAGCTGTTTGCCGCTGCTCCTGACCTTTACTCTCACGTTCTCCGGGACATACCCTGAATAGCTCAGCCACTGAGGAAGCTGCTCAATCCTGACGGGTACGCCCAGTTCGTATTCGTGTTCGGCTTCACCGTACACATGGAGGTAGACAAGAAGGGCGATAAGAATGGATGCGATCTTGATCGAGAGATTTTCGGTAAGAGCTTTTCTCAACATGATCCCAGAGTCTATTCACTGGCAACGCCCAAGTCAAGGAATCATGCTGGAACCTGACGCACGTCGGCCTCTTCTCAAAAACTGGACATTAGTCGGGCCTGAATATATTCTAGCGGGCCAGATGAAAAAAGAGACTGTCAGGCAATTTCTCACTTATTCATTCGGGAGCATCTCTCAGTCTGTTCTTTCCTTCATTCTCCTTCCGCTTTATTTGAATCTCCTCACTCCGTCTGAATACGGTATTATTTCACTCTCTCTTACGCTGAATGTCTTTCTCACAGTCGTTGCAAATGTCGGCCTCGTGAGCGGACTCTACAGGCTCTACTATGAAAAAACCGCGGAGGAGAGGAAAGCGCTTCTCGGAACACTCTGGGGATGGCATCTCTTTGCAAGCGCCATTCTCTGTCTGGCTCTCATCATCTTCTCGACCCCGGTCGCGATACACATCTTCAAGACGACCAGATGGGTGGGAACTCCGCGCCTGCTCGGCATTTTCCTTGTCCTGTATGTTCTGAAAGATGTCCCCTTTCACATGCTCAGGCTTGAGAAGAAAGCCGCACTTTACGTCTTCTTCTCTCTCATGACCTTTGTTCTCGATTTCTCGTTCAAGCTTATCTTTGTCGGCGTCCTGAGAAGAGGCGTAAACGGTTACTTCGAGTCGTCAATACTCGCTTACCTCATCACCGTTACCGGTCTTTTCGTGTACTCAAAGAAATACGTATCGTTTTCGTTCGATAAGTCCTGCCTGGGCGAGCTCTTCCGCCTGGGTTTCCCGTACGTTTTCTCCACTCTCTCCTTCATCGTGCTTGATTCGTTTGACAAGTTCACGCTCAATCATTATCTGGGAACTGAGGCCGTCGGCGTCTATTCTCTTGCCTTCAGGTTCGCGAATCTGCTCAACATTGTGCTCCTGACGCCGATCGGGCTCTACTGGACGCCGCTTTCATTCTCATTTGCGGCCGAAAGAAAAAATGACGAAGAACTCAAGAACTTCTACGCAAAGTCCCTGCTCTATTTCTTCCTGGCAGGAGGAATTCTTGCGGCATTTGTCTCCACCGGAAGCTTCGAAGTTATCAGGGCAATGACACACAACGCTACCTTCTGGAAGGCCGGAAAAATCGTCCCGCTTCTCGTTGTGGCCCCGTTCCTCTATCTCGTGTCCCACCCGGCCGGGAATGTGATGCTGCAAGTGAAGAAAACCGGATTCGTTGCGCCCGCATGTCTCGCAACTGCGGCGATCAACATAGTTCTCAATCTCATCCTGATACCGAGATTGCACGCCTACGGTGCTGCGCTGGCACTGATTTCTGCGCATCTTTTTCTCGCGGTCTCTTATCACATAAAGGCAAGAAGTCTCTTCCCGATCAACTATACATGGGGAAAATACCTCCTCGCCTTTGCCGTCTGCCTGATCGCATTCGGGGCATCCTCTCTCGTTCCGCCTCTTTCCCCAATTCCTTCGCTGATCCTGAAGTTCGCCATTGTCACGATCATCTGCGCTCCGCTTGTATCCGTCAGTGGCGTCCTCAAAGGACTCAAGATTCCCGGCATTCGGGGAGACTAGATGGCATCGCTTCTGAGCGTTCACAAGGTCAGCAAAACTGATCGCATCATCTGGATTATGTGCGCAGCGGTAATGATGCCCGTGATCGGTGCCCTGGATTACTACACGGGGCCTGATGTCACATTTTCTCTCCTCTATCTCATCCCCGTCTCCATAACCGCCTGGTTTGTAGGTAGGATGGCAGGCATCGGGATCTCGGCAATCAACGCGGGGATTTGGCTCTACGTTGATTTCGCAGCCGGACGAGTCGGCCCGGGCCTGCTCGTCTATTCGTGGAATTTCTTCTCCCGGCTGGTCTTTCTGATCATCGTCTCAGTCCTGATATCGGCTCTCAGGCGTGCCCTTCAGCATCAATACCAACTGGCCCGGATCGATCCTCTGACCCGCGGGCTCAATTCACTTGCCTTCGGAGAGATTGCCGAGGCCGAGATCAGCCGTTCCGAACGCTACCATCATCCTTTGAGCATTGCCTATCTTGATATTGATAATTTCAAGGAGGTCAACGACACTCACGGCCACAGAGTCGGGGACAAGCTACTTATGGCGCTCGTCGGCACGATTCGCAAGAACATCAGGAAGACCGATTCTGTGGCCCGCCTCGGCGGCGACGAGTTCGCAATGTTGTTTCCTGAAGCCGATCAGGCGGCGGCGCGAGCCATTGTTGCCAAGGTCCAGAACCGCCTGACCAATATCTTCCACCGAAAGCATTGGCCGGTGAGTCTCAGTATAGGCGTAGTGACCTACATCAAGATGCCGCCTTCGGTGGACAAGATGATCGAGGATGCGGACAAGCTTATGTATTCGGTAAAAGGAACATCCAAGAACGCCGTAAGTTTTATGGAATACACCGGCTGATTTTAGGTAAGGAGTCCGGCCAACCTCCTCCTATTGAAGAGAAAGCACTACAGCCCTTAACGTTCCAACCAGGAAACATTACCCCCCAGCCCACCTCAGCCGAACACTTCTTGAAGTGCCGCTACGGCAAATGCCTTATCGCACCACAAGCATCTTCTTAACGCTCACGTATGATGTCCCTGATTCTCCCGGCCCAGGAGCCGTCGTGAGCCGGTACGTGTAGATTCCACTTGGCAGATTGGCCGCATCGAACACCACAGATTTGAAGCCAGGGTCCTCCACTCTATCCCCAAGTGTTGCGACTTGCTGACCAAGCATATTGAAGACTCTGATCGTGACATGCTGCCTTTCGGGAAGGGCATAGCTTATGACAGTCGTCCGCCCAAAAGGATTGGGGTAGTTTCCGTGGAAACCCAGTTCAACGGGTATGCTATTGGCTCCAGCTACACCCACAAGGGGCATGTCATGAAGGACGCGTTGGGCATAGATATCCCAGTTCGTGCCGCTCCGGTAATCCTGCCAGGCGATTATCGCTCCCCCGCATCCGTCCTCGACCATGACGGGGTAGTACTGTAGTGCTCCCCGAAAAGCGAGACACTTTGTTGTGATTCTTGGTTTGGACTTTTTCATCGCTTAGGCCGCGTCTTTCAAACTCTGAAGTCTCAAGTACACCGCCAGGAATTCCGTCGGAATTTTGTATCCAAGCGCCGAGTGGCAGTACTCGTTGTTGTAAAACTTCAGTCCAGCCTCGCTCGTCTCTTTTGCCTCCTCAAGGGTCCTGAACTCATATGGCCAAATCGCTTCCTCCTTGACGGTCCGGATGAGACGCTCAGTATCGGCATTCTCCTTGGGATTGTCATAGGTCGTAAAAATCTGCTCGATCCCCAAGACCTGGCACTCGGCCATGCAATCGGACGCCGACCTCGGCTTCTTCCTCAACGGCCGTTCAGGCTTAAAGCATTTCTCTCTCCCCAGGAGATCGGCTTTCCTCATCGGCCGATAAACACGCTTCCGCTTCAACTCCTCGTCCGCACTCCCAAGCTTCCCCGCCAGCGCCCGCTTCCCGCCCTCCAGGAACTGATCCCTTCACCGATAAAACAACGCATCTGAAATCCCGTGCCTGCGACACAACTCGGCAATGGATGTCCCGCTCTTCAGACCTTCCAGCACTACCGATATCTTCGTCTCTTCCGAATACTTGCTCTTGGGCATGACCCCTCCTGTCTTGAGTCTCCATACTCTACTATCCCCGTGTCTCACTCAAGAGGGGAGCAGTATAATACCTACCAACAAAAGGCAAAAGAAGCACCAACAGCTCGAACATGAAAAGCGGACATTTCTAGATTGGCTGTACAACCTCCTCCTGATTCGTTGACAATGCATTTTGTGTGTGATAATTTCCACTGCCTGTGAAGTCAATCACAGGTCTCTGAGGAGGTTACAGGTGGCAGTTGCACATGACTACTTCCCGATTCTGGTTTTTTCGCTGATACTCCTCGCATTTGCCATTATCTGCATTATTTTCGCGAGATTCCTGGGCCCGAGGCGCGTTACGCAGGCCAAGCTCTCCCCGTACGAATGCGGACTCGATCCGGTCGGAGACACAAGGGGGAGAATCTCGGTAAAGTTCTATATCACTGCCCTCCTTTTCATCATCCTTGATGTCGAAGTCGTCTTTTTCTATCCGTGGGCTCTTGTCTTCCGGAAGGTCGCCCCGTTTGCATTCTGGGAAATGCTCTTTTTTGCTTTTGTCCTTATCGTTGGCTATCTGTATGCTCTGAGGAGAAGAGGGCTTGAGTGGTCTGAGCCCTTTTGAGATCTTGGTGGGATCTCGCATTCTCCTCCGCAGGCATTCCTTTGGACTCTGTTTGAGGGGAAAAAGCTGTGCTGTCTGAGAAACTCATCAACGAGGTCAAAGTCCTCATCGCAAGATATCCCGAGAAGAGGTCTGCCCTCATTCCTGCTCTTCATGCAGTTCATGCCGAACAGGGCCACGTGTCCGACGATTCCGTGAAGGAAGTTGCAGCCGTTTTCGAGCTGACCCCCGCACAGGTTTATGAGGTCCTTTCATTCTACAGCATGTTCGAAAGGAAGCCGGCGGGAAGGCACATCATAACCGTGTGCAGAAATCTCTCGTGTTCCCTTCTGGGCGCCGAATCGATCATCGAGTTTCTCGAATCTCTTCTTGGGGTCAAAGTCGGGGAGACAACCCCGGATTTGAAATTCTCTTTGAGAACGGCGGAGTGCCTGGGTTCATGTGACACGGCGCCGGTGATGCAGATAGATGACGAGTATTACGAAAGCCTGACTCCCGAAAAGGTTAAGAAGATCATTGAGGAATTGAAATAGCCACTCGCCTATGAACGCCACAATACTCTTTTTGGCTGTCCTTCTTCTGAAGTGCCTAATCCTTATTGGAGTCGTCCTGGGCGGCATGGCCTACATGACCTTGGTCGAAAGAAAACTCATCGGGCGTTTTCAATACAGGTATGGCCCGAACCGGGTCGGCCCATACGGACTTCTTCAGCCGATCGCGGACGGTTTGAAGCTCCTTTTCAAGGAAGACATCTTTCCATCGCAGGCGGATAAATTTCTTCACCTGCTTGCACCAGTGATTGCATTTATCACCGCTCTGTTGACGTTCGCTGTTGTGCCTTTCGGCCCGAGCCTCTACCTCACAGATATAAACGTGGCGATACTCTATGTGCTGGCAGTGACTTCTCTCGGGGTGTATGCGATCGTACTTGCAGGCTGGTCGTCGAACAGCAAGTATCCGCTCCTGGGCGGACTGAGGTCGTCTGCACAGATGGTCAGCTACGAGCTGTCCGTTGGCCTGGCGGTAGTAGTCGTCGTGCTCCTGAGCGGGAGCTTCAGTCTTGTCGAAATCGTCAAGTCACAGGAAAACATGTGGTTCGCATTCAAGCAGCCCGTCGCCTTTGCCCTGTTTCTTATTTCAAGCATCGCTGAGATAAACAGGGTGCCGTTCGACCTGCCTGAAGCGGAATCAGAGCTTGTTTCGGGATTCCACACCGAATACAGCGGCCTCAGGTTTGCCATGTTCTACATCGCAGAATACACGAACATGATAGCCGCAGCCTGTATAGCTACGACTCTTTTCCTGGGCGGCTGGCTGGGACCTTTCCTCCCGGCGCCTTTCTGGTTCGGGATAAAGGTCTTGTTCCTTCTCGTTGTTTTTGTCTGGATCCGGGCGACACTTCCGAGACTCAGATACGATCAGCTTATGAAATTCGGCTGGAAGGTGCTTTTCCCTATCGGGGTACTCAACGTCATTGCGACCGCGTTCTTTCTAGCGGGAAGAGGACAATAATTTGGAGCTCCTGATCTTCATCGTCGTTGCCGGTCTTTCGATTCTGTCTGCACTGATGGTCATCGTGCAGAGAAATCCCGTCTACAGCGCACTCTCGCTCATAGCAACTCTCTTTCTTGTTGCCGTCGTCTTCCTGCTTCTTGACGCGCCGTTCGTTGCCGTCCTTCAGTTGATAGTGTACGCAGGCGCGATAATGGTGCTTTTCCTTTTTGTGATCATGCTCCTCAGCGTGAGAGAACAGAAAAAGGGGAGAATCTATCACCAGCTTCTTGTCGCTGTTCCGGTCGTGCTCCTGGTGTGTCTCGAACTTCTTGCGGCCGGAAAGATAGTCACAAGAGGGCAATCGCTGTCTGCCGGCTGCGGATCGGAAAGTATTGAAGTGCTTTCCACGAAGCTCATCACTCAGTACTTCCTTCCGTTTGAGATTGCCTCCGTGCTTCTTCTCGCTGCAATTGTTGGAGCAGTGGTCGTAGTTAAGAAAGAGGGATCATGATTGCCGCGCCAGTTGTGTTCAGGAAGGAAGAGGGATAGACAATGGTGCCGACCGAATATTACCTTATCCTGAGCGCAGCCCTGTTCTCGCTGGGCGTTCTTGGCTTTCTTGTCAGGAGAAACGCAATCGTCGTGTTTATGGCAGTCGAATTGATGCTGAATGCAGTCAACATTGCGCTCGTCGCATTCTCAAGACACTTCGGAGTATCCGACGGCCAGATCATAGTTCTCTTCGTTATGGTCGTGGCTGCGGCCGAGGCTGCCCTTGGACTTGCAATAATAGTCGTTCTCTTCAGGAGAAGACGGACTGTGGACGTTGACTCTGCGAGCGAGATGAAATGGTGACAACCGCGACCTTTCAGCTTGCCTGGGCAGTCCTCCTTCTTCCCCTCCTCGGCGTGCTTCTTAACGGTGTTTTCGTGAGGAGCCCGAAGAAACGCGTAATCGATATCATCGGATGCGGCTCGGTCGGCCTCTCATTCCTGTTCTCTCTGATTTTGCTCAAGCAGCTCCTTACGCTTCCGCCTGACGGACGATCAGTCGAGCTTGTGCTTTACAACTGGATCAGGTCGGGAGAGCTTTCGTCGGCTTTCGGACTTCTGATTGACCCGCTTTCCATTGTGATGATTCTTATCGTGTCCGGCGTCGGTTTTCTGATTCACGTTTATTCCACCGGCTACATGGAAGGAGACCCGGGGTACAGAAGGTTCTTCGTTTGCCTGAACCTTTTCATCTTCTCGATGCTTCTGCTTGTCTTGTCCGACAATTTCGCCCTCATGTTCGCGGGCTGGGAGCTGGTCGGCTTATGTTCCTATCTCCTGGTAGGGTTCTGGTTCGAGAAGAAGAGCGCTGCGGATGCCGGAAAGAAAGCATTCATTGTGAACCGGATCGGCGATTTTGGCTTCACGCTAGGAATGATCGCCATCTTCTATTTCTTCGGCACGCTCAACTTCGGCGAGGTGTTTAAGTTAGCTGGCTCAAGATTCGATGTCGGCTCAGGCATCATGACTGCGATTACGCTTCTCCTTTTCGTGGGGGCGACGGGGAAATCGGCTCAGATACCGCTATATGTTTGGCTCCCGGATGCCATGGAAGGACCGACGCCGGTGAGCGCTCTCATACATGCTGCCACAATGGTGACTGCAGGGGTTTACATGGTGGCAAGATGCCATGTCCTCTATCTCCTCTCGCCGTTTTCCCTTTCAGTGGTGGCGGTGGTTGGCGGTTTCACGGCGCTTTTTGCGGCCACAATAGGGCTTGTTCAGAACGACATTAAGAGAGTCCTTGCCTACTCGACCATAAGCCAGATTGGCTACATGTTCCTAGCGTGCGGAGTGGGTTCCTTCTGTGCAGGCATTTTCCATCTTATGACGCACGCGTTTTTCAAGGCAGTATTGTTTCTTGGAGCCGGCTGTGTGATTCATGCTCTTCACTCAGAGCAGGACGTAAGAAGAATGGGCGGCTTGGGAGCTCTCCTTCCGAGAACCTATGTGAGCTTTCTTTCGGCGTCTCTGGCCATTTCAGGAATCTTCCCTTTTGCAGGCTTCTTCAGCAAAGATGAGATACTCCTCGCCGCCTGGGAAAAAGGAAATTTCGTCCTTTGGGCAATCGGCCTCTTCACGGCATTCCTGACGTCATTCTATATTTTCAGAGTTTTCTACCTCACGTTTGCGGGAAACCTCCGGGGGGGAAGCGGTGCTGAAGAGCACGTGCATGAAGCGCCACGCAGCATGACTTTTCCGGTTCTCACGCTTGGTGTCCTTTCGCTCATCGGCGGGTTTGTCGGGCTCCCGTTGATAGAGCACGCAAACGTACTCAAGAACTTTCTGTCACCACTTTTCCAGGAACCGTTGGAGGCGGCTAAACCGCTCGTCCACATTGAGGTCTTACTGATGGCAGTCTCTCTTGCCGCAGGAATTGCAGGCATACTCATCGCTCACAGGTTCTATGTGAGGTCTCCTCTCGTTCCAGAGAGAATAAAGGAAAGGCTCAAGCCGGCTTATGACCTTGCCTTCAACAAGTACTTCGTTGACCAGATCTACGGAGCCGCGATTGTCAAGCCGCTCCTTGGGATGTCAGACTTTTTCTGGAAATTCATAGACAACCGTGTGATTGACGGAATCGTGAATCTCGTCGGAAGCATTATTGAAGCGTTCAGCAAACTGTTCCGGGTTTTTCAATCCGGCTATGTCCACAGGTATGCACTGTACATGTCCGGCGGAGCGTCGGTCCTCCTTTGGTATCTGCTAACGAGATGAGAAAAGACGTGACATTGCAGCTTGGCCTTATTCTCGGAGCAATGAGCCCTCGTCGGCTCCGCTCCAGGATGACCCATCCAGTGGCTAGCCGGGTGGGGAATCCTTGCCCCTCCCAGCCTCTAAAGGGCTGGGTATCCCCACCTTGCTCGCCAGGATGGGTTCCCCATCCTTCCCGCGAAAGCCGGCTCGTGGCTCACTGCCCCGAGATGAGGGACTAGTGCGATGACTTTCCCTATCCTTTCGGTTCTTACGTTCTTTCCGCTTGCGGCCATCGTGCTTCTTCTTCCGATGGACTCGAAGAAGCCATTCAGGATAAAGACGGCTGCTTTCGCTTTCTCCCTGGCAGAGTTTGTCTTGTCTCTTATTCTCCTCGCCTATTTCAAACCCTCCATCGGGGGTCCGCAGCTTGTCGAGAGGCTCCCCTGGATTCCCGCGTGGGGAGTAACTTATTTCCTCGGCGTTGACGGCATAAGCCTTTTTCTCGTTCTCCTCACCACATTCCTCACCTCACTTTCGATTCTCTCCACCTGGACGGCCATCACGGAAAGAGTGAAGGAATTCATGATTGCAATGCTCCTCCTTGAGGTCGGAATGATTGGCGTTTTTTTCTCGCTTGACCTCTTCCTCTTCTACGTGTTCTGGGAAGTTATGCTCATACCGATGTACCTCATGATCGGAATGTGGGGAGGTCCCAGAAGAATCTATGCCGCCGTCAAGTTCATACTTTACACAATGGCCGGCAGCGTGCTCATGCTTGTCGCGATTCTTGCTCTCCATTTTCTCAACTACTCGCTGACCGGAATCAGGACATTCAGCATTCTTGATCTCTACGGCCTTCCTTTGCCATACGGGGTTGAGTTTTGGCTGTTTCTTGCCTTCTTCATCGCCTTTGCCATAAAAGTCCCGGTTTTCCCATTTCATACCTGGCTTCCTGATGCGCACGTTGAGGCGCCGACCGCAGGAAGTGTGATTCTCGCAGGCGTGCTTCTAAAAATGGGGACTTACGGATTCCTCCGCCTGTCTCTGCCGCTTTTCCCGGTTGTTGCTACCAAACTTGCTCCGTTCATCTCGATTCTTGGGATAATCGGGATCATCTACGGGGCCCTTGTCGCAACCGTGCAGAAAGATGTGAAAAGGCTGGTGGCGTTTTCAAGCGTGAGTCACCTTGGGTTTGCCGTTGTTGGAATCTTTGCCCTCAATATTCAGGGCATCGAAGGCTCCATTCTTCAGATGATCAATCACGGAATAGCAACCGGCGCCCTGTTTTTGATCGTCGGTATGTTCTATGAGAGACGGCACACGAGGATGATTGAAGATTATGGAGGACTGTGGAAGTCAGTTCCCAATCTGGGA
The window above is part of the Candidatus Eisenbacteria bacterium genome. Proteins encoded here:
- the nth gene encoding endonuclease III, with protein sequence MARESKKSRRTRTSKILRTLSRLYPEAGTALRHENPFQLLVATILSAQCTDERVNTVTPVLFRKFPGPDEMAKAAPGEMEKIIKSTGFFRNKTKSVIGSSKAIVERFGGKVPSTMEELLTLPGVARKTANVVLGNGFGIAEGVVVDTHVHRLSNRLRLSTQKDPVKIEQDLMLLFPKKDWIKIADVLVLHGRSICKARTPLCGKCAVRKDCPCASHLR
- a CDS encoding zinc metallopeptidase; the protein is MFPFFYDPTMVLLIPALILGIYAQYKVRATYEKFSKVPSMKGKTGREIATLILHNNQITDVKVEKSQGFLSDHFDPKKGVIRLSPNIFDSSSVAAIGVAAHEAGHAIQHSERYFPLVARHAIFPVVSIGNWLAVPLVILGFILGQMQLIDLGILIFSIVVLFQVITLPVEFNASRRALLQLENGGYLIEGELGSAKKVLNAAALTYVAAAVAAILNLLRLLALRQSRN
- a CDS encoding HU family DNA-binding protein, with the protein product MTKGDIVDRISEKTGLPKKDVADTIDGFLEVVKKALVDGDHIEIRGFGTFKVKDRKERLARNPRTGESVPVPQRKVPNFRFSKELKTEVAGS
- a CDS encoding YbbR-like domain-containing protein, whose protein sequence is MLRKALTENLSIKIASILIALLVYLHVYGEAEHEYELGVPVRIEQLPQWLSYSGYVPENVRVKVRSSGKQLLRLKIKRALILLDLSQARKGAFQRTLATDDVLLPSGSRAVVTEIVSPKTIALDLDVRVERRIVVEPVITGEAAGGFWVSRKPDVQPDTVTVAGPAEVVRRIVSVMTEPVDISGRDEAVSKEIAINLEGRHILCTPDRVKVRVPIEKRK
- a CDS encoding oligosaccharide flippase family protein codes for the protein MKKETVRQFLTYSFGSISQSVLSFILLPLYLNLLTPSEYGIISLSLTLNVFLTVVANVGLVSGLYRLYYEKTAEERKALLGTLWGWHLFASAILCLALIIFSTPVAIHIFKTTRWVGTPRLLGIFLVLYVLKDVPFHMLRLEKKAALYVFFSLMTFVLDFSFKLIFVGVLRRGVNGYFESSILAYLITVTGLFVYSKKYVSFSFDKSCLGELFRLGFPYVFSTLSFIVLDSFDKFTLNHYLGTEAVGVYSLAFRFANLLNIVLLTPIGLYWTPLSFSFAAERKNDEELKNFYAKSLLYFFLAGGILAAFVSTGSFEVIRAMTHNATFWKAGKIVPLLVVAPFLYLVSHPAGNVMLQVKKTGFVAPACLATAAINIVLNLILIPRLHAYGAALALISAHLFLAVSYHIKARSLFPINYTWGKYLLAFAVCLIAFGASSLVPPLSPIPSLILKFAIVTIICAPLVSVSGVLKGLKIPGIRGD
- a CDS encoding diguanylate cyclase translates to MASLLSVHKVSKTDRIIWIMCAAVMMPVIGALDYYTGPDVTFSLLYLIPVSITAWFVGRMAGIGISAINAGIWLYVDFAAGRVGPGLLVYSWNFFSRLVFLIIVSVLISALRRALQHQYQLARIDPLTRGLNSLAFGEIAEAEISRSERYHHPLSIAYLDIDNFKEVNDTHGHRVGDKLLMALVGTIRKNIRKTDSVARLGGDEFAMLFPEADQAAARAIVAKVQNRLTNIFHRKHWPVSLSIGVVTYIKMPPSVDKMIEDADKLMYSVKGTSKNAVSFMEYTG
- a CDS encoding T9SS type A sorting domain-containing protein is translated as MKKSKPRITTKCLAFRGALQYYPVMVEDGCGGAIIAWQDYRSGTNWDIYAQRVLHDMPLVGVAGANSIPVELGFHGNYPNPFGRTTVISYALPERQHVTIRVFNMLGQQVATLGDRVEDPGFKSVVFDAANLPSGIYTYRLTTAPGPGESGTSYVSVKKMLVVR
- a CDS encoding integrase core domain-containing protein encodes the protein MKRKRVYRPMRKADLLGREKCFKPERPLRKKPRSASDCMAECQVLGIEQIFTTYDNPKENADTERLIRTVKEEAIWPYEFRTLEEAKETSEAGLKFYNNEYCHSALGYKIPTEFLAVYLRLQSLKDAA
- a CDS encoding transposase, which translates into the protein MPKSKYSEETKISVVLEGLKSGTSIAELCRRHGISDALFYR
- a CDS encoding NADH-quinone oxidoreductase subunit A produces the protein MAVAHDYFPILVFSLILLAFAIICIIFARFLGPRRVTQAKLSPYECGLDPVGDTRGRISVKFYITALLFIILDVEVVFFYPWALVFRKVAPFAFWEMLFFAFVLIVGYLYALRRRGLEWSEPF
- the nuoE gene encoding NADH-quinone oxidoreductase subunit NuoE, with protein sequence MLSEKLINEVKVLIARYPEKRSALIPALHAVHAEQGHVSDDSVKEVAAVFELTPAQVYEVLSFYSMFERKPAGRHIITVCRNLSCSLLGAESIIEFLESLLGVKVGETTPDLKFSLRTAECLGSCDTAPVMQIDDEYYESLTPEKVKKIIEELK